AATGATGACCGGCCCAGCCAGTACCTATTTGTGTTGCTAGCATTGCTAAAAAAATCGATCGAAAAAGCATCGCTTACACACCTTAATTCGCCGGGAAAGAACCATGGAAGTTAACCTTGCAACACCAGCAGATGCCAAAATACTGGCAGAGATCTACGCTAAACCTGAGGGTGATGACCAATGCCAGGGAACAGGGAATCATCAGGCCAATAAAAATGTACAACACGCTACGCACCGGCTGGTTGAAACCCTTCGCTGCCAGCAACATCAGGTGTACATGGTACAATCGCAGCAACGGGTCTTGGGTTTTTGTATCGTCAAAGTCTCTGTTACTGGGCAATACGCCATTCTTAAACAAATCCAGATGGCACCACATAATGAACAAGCCCCGGTTGTGCGCACACTGATGGAACACATCGAAGCATCGCTCGCCATCAAAGGCTGCAAACAAATCTATGCGTTCGCACAAGCACAAAGCCGACAATCCTTTCAGTATTTTGGTTTTCTCGAAGCGGGCAACTTTGAACAACGCAATAATCGCTACCTCTGTGCCAACCTGCATATCAAATCAGTGCGTGTCGAGCGAGAAACTTGCCCCAAAACCCAAACACTCGCTCAACCCGAGAAATCCTCCGCCTACGCAACGTTTATTCAACACTACGGCTGCTTGTTGGAATTTATGTATGCACATACTCCACACGGCGAATTAACACACGATACCAACACCACAGAGCCGGTATTGAATCACATTGAACGCGGCCAGCAACTCCTTGCTGATTTTCTCAAACAGTACGGCAGCGCACTTGATATCGACACTGCCGCTGTTCAAGACATGTGGGTACTCAGTGGGCTTGATCAGCTCGACGCAATGACACTAACTGCCCTCACAGACAGTACTGGTTATAAAAAATCTCCGGATAAAAACACCACCGATGATCTCATTGCCAGCATAAGGCCCCAACAACTTCGCGAACGTGTGTTATCACTGTATAACGCACGACACACCGGCGTAGCTCAAAGTACGCAAGCTGAAAAGCTCGATAGCACAGGTGGCTATCATACCGAATCACTGATCTGCCGATTCATTAACCTGTGGGAAAACGCCTTGTTTTTGTTCAAGATCGGTTCGTCTGACGAATGGAAACGCCAACTACTGACACAGAGTGAATTTAACGCCCAACAAGTTGAGAAAATATTGACCGACATGATGGACTGCGGTCGGGCGCTCGCTAAATGTATGACGGCATCGGGTCAGCTGCGTTTTTACTTATTGATGCAAGATATGATCAGCGACTTTTTCGACGCTATGCTGATTCACGTCGGTTGTTTTGAGCGTTTAAATGCACGCCACCCGGCATTGATTGGCTAAGGTTACGGCTGCATCTGATACACTCACCCACGCAGCCCCTAGCCGCCGACCGGGTAATCGATATCTACCCAACCTATTTAACCCGAGACTCCATCATGACCACTGACTTTATTGCCCCTGACGGCAAGCCACGATGCCAATGGACCAGCGTAACGCCTGACTTTGTGCCCTACCACGACAACGAGTGGGGATTTCCGGTTGATGATGATATTCGTTTGTTTGAAAAGGTGTGCCTTGAGAGCTTTCAGTCGGGCTTAAGCTGGCGCACGATACTCAATAAACGTGACAACTTCAGAGCCGCTTTTGACGGGTTTGACTTCAATAAAATTGCCGCATACGACAGAAAGGATATCAAACGCCTACTGGCCGATACGGGTATTGTGCGCCATCAGGGCAAGATTGAAGCCGTGATCAACAATGCGAAATGCGCGCAAGCACTCGTAGCCGAAGTCGGATCACTGGCGGCTTTCTTTTGGCGCTTTGAGCCCACAACCCCAGCGACGGAAGAGCCACTCACCGCCTCCACATCACCAGAGTCGATCGCACTTGCCAAGCAGCTCAAAAAAATGGGCTGGAAGTTTGTNGGGCCAACAACCTGCTATGCCTTTATGCAGGCCATGGGGCTGGTCAATGATCATTCTCACACATGCATTACACGGGCACGTGTTGCCGCAGCACGTCAGCAGTTCGAAAAGCCCACTTGACTGTCAGGAGCAATGATTTGAAATCCGCAAATTAGGCTGCACCGGATAGAACAGCCATCAACTAACGTTGGGTTACTGCCGCAAAGAACGCCGTATCAACACAGTACCAAAACCGGCGATCGACAAACCTGCTAGGTGCAATACCAAACCGGTATAATTGTTCATCAGCACATCAGCGATAAATACCAGAGCGATTGATCCCCACCACGCAGGNTTTAGCGATTGAATCCACTGATCAGCCTTACCCGGGCGTTGACGATTCGCGCGCAACTGCTGTGTATCTGTCCACGCAAGAACGGCAATCGACAACACAATCACCACCATCAAACTAGCGGTCATACGCTATCTCCTCTTGCGGTTGTTTTAACCCCTGTATCTGTCGCCATGTGATAAATAGCGCCGCAGATAACAACAGACCATCAATCACTACGATATCTGCATACCCTGTTGCAAACGCGGGTGACCAGGCAATACCACCACTGAGCATTCGTGTCAGGGGTGCGGCAAAAAAGCACAGGGCGAGCGCCCAGCCAACGAATCGCCGAAACGATTGCTCGCCAATCAACAATAAGCTCGCTAACGCAAGGGTTGAAACGACGACAAACACCATTTTGATCGCAGTTGCCGGCAATAAACCAACATGTGAAGCCATAAAATACGCTGCGGGGGTTGCCGCAAGCCCAAGGGGTAAGCCGAGGCAGATCCATACGGTGGCTAGTTCGGTTTTTTGCCATTCACCCTCGCGCCGCCTGAACCACAACATCATACCGGTATAAACAACCCAGGCACTGGCAATACCCAGACAAAACCACAAGGCTTTCGACATAAATCCAGCAAAGTTACCAAAATGCAGAGGCCCAAGTACATCCAGCAAACCACTACCAAAGGATGGTTGAACGCCAATCTGCGGTTTCTCGCGCATAAACTGGCCATCCGCGAGAGAATATAGATACGAGCGCTCGCCAAATTGACCATCTTCAGCTGCCATCTCGATTAGGGCGATACCATCAGCTCTTCCCCAACGTTCGATACTCATGGAGAGCGGCTGCCCGGCATCAGGAAAGCGCTCCTGAATATCGGCCAATAAGTCATCGAAGCTGGCCGACGGTGTCGGCGTCGAATCGTGGGCTTGTGG
The BD1-7 clade bacterium DNA segment above includes these coding regions:
- the tag_2 gene encoding DNA-3-methyladenine glycosylase 1; translated protein: MTTDFIAPDGKPRCQWTSVTPDFVPYHDNEWGFPVDDDIRLFEKVCLESFQSGLSWRTILNKRDNFRAAFDGFDFNKIAAYDRKDIKRLLADTGIVRHQGKIEAVINNAKCAQALVAEVGSLAAFFWRFEPTTPATEEPLTASTSPESIALAKQLKKMGWKFVGPTTCYAFMQAMGLVNDHSHTCITRARVAAARQQFEKPT